One uncultured Caproiciproducens sp. DNA segment encodes these proteins:
- a CDS encoding MATE family efflux transporter has translation MKIEFLHQSTGQRRDLILHGSILKTLMMLSLPTLMMSVIQSLMPLTDGLFINNAAGTLVASAVTYSEPVINMMTALAQGLSVAAMAIIGQANGHGDFDKVRKISAQIVVFAFTMGFCIAPMSALVAFPISANVDAEISHNVMLYISLYAFVLPFSFLESIYNAIKNATGKPEATFIRMVLMLVLKIIFNVVFVVWLRLEVIGCVLSSFCANVLICGWMFYELFVKKGEDQLILKGFRFDKQLIRQLFRVGVPAMLTSLMLNLGFFLINNETQKYGAVVLNGQGIANNITAVCFNLPAAFGSAVTTMVSLNIGAGQPDKAKRSCLIGCVASAITAVAIIGLIVPLSPYLTVLFTQRADVLDVANRALHIYTYSVVGFGICMAVQGAFIGLGRTGVPMVIGILRIWFLRYIFILATEHVLQFYSVFWGNLFSNYVAAVISIILILRVKWTSALN, from the coding sequence TTGAAAATTGAGTTTTTACATCAGAGTACCGGACAGCGACGGGATCTGATTTTGCATGGCAGTATCCTAAAAACACTGATGATGCTGTCATTGCCAACGCTGATGATGAGTGTCATACAATCCCTCATGCCGTTGACGGACGGGCTTTTTATTAATAACGCGGCAGGAACACTGGTGGCCAGCGCGGTGACCTACAGTGAGCCTGTTATCAACATGATGACGGCGCTGGCTCAGGGTCTGAGCGTGGCGGCTATGGCAATTATCGGGCAGGCAAACGGACATGGGGATTTTGACAAAGTGCGGAAAATCTCGGCACAGATTGTTGTGTTTGCCTTTACCATGGGCTTTTGCATCGCACCCATGTCCGCATTGGTGGCGTTTCCGATTTCGGCCAATGTGGATGCGGAAATATCTCACAATGTTATGTTGTACATCAGCCTTTACGCTTTTGTTCTGCCGTTTTCCTTTTTGGAGAGCATTTATAATGCCATTAAGAATGCGACCGGAAAGCCTGAGGCTACTTTTATCAGAATGGTGCTCATGCTTGTACTGAAGATCATTTTTAACGTTGTGTTTGTTGTCTGGCTCCGGCTGGAAGTAATCGGCTGCGTGCTTTCTTCTTTTTGTGCCAACGTCCTCATTTGCGGATGGATGTTCTACGAGTTGTTTGTAAAGAAGGGGGAAGATCAGCTCATCCTGAAAGGGTTCCGGTTTGACAAACAGCTCATCAGGCAGTTGTTTCGGGTGGGTGTTCCCGCCATGCTTACCAGCCTGATGCTGAATTTGGGGTTCTTTCTCATTAACAATGAAACCCAGAAATATGGCGCGGTGGTGTTAAATGGACAAGGCATTGCAAATAATATTACGGCGGTCTGTTTCAACCTGCCGGCTGCCTTTGGGTCGGCGGTAACGACAATGGTCAGCTTGAATATAGGAGCGGGGCAGCCGGACAAAGCAAAGCGGTCCTGCCTGATCGGTTGTGTGGCCAGTGCGATTACGGCTGTCGCCATTATCGGCCTCATTGTGCCGTTGTCGCCCTACCTTACGGTTTTGTTTACACAGCGGGCGGATGTGCTGGATGTGGCCAACAGGGCGTTGCACATCTACACCTATTCTGTGGTGGGCTTTGGCATCTGCATGGCGGTGCAGGGGGCCTTTATCGGGCTTGGCCGAACCGGCGTACCGATGGTGATCGGCATCCTTCGTATTTGGTTCCTGCGATATATTTTTATTCTTGCCACTGAACATGTCCTTCAGTTCTATTCTGTTTTCTGGGGAAACCTGTTCTCAAATTATGTTGCCGCCGTGATCTCAATCATTTTAATTTTGCGGGTAAAGTGGACCTCTGCGCTGAATTAG
- a CDS encoding aldo/keto reductase: MKKKINGKNGDELSILGFGCMRLPTKNGSIDESRSIQMIHDAIEKGVNYFDTAYIYQNGKSELLLGKALSGGYRERVKIATKLPPFLVGKLENAKKIFATELQRLQTDHIDYYLLHMLTDKSMYDRLFSLGVMEWLEGLKAEGKVRNIGFSFHGSRTDFELIVKAYPWDFCQIQYNYMDENNQATKAGLQTAAGLGIPVIVMEPLRGGKLVTHLPEIVTKAFKSYDADRSPAEWALRWVWNHPEVNVVLSGMSDEAQMEENIRIASEAEPNTLTEEELNVFQTVKKEISEKTKIPCTGCGYCMPCPAGVNIPGCFSCYNDKYLMEDKSTRFRYFQSLGALSAKPAVASQCKQCGKCESHCPQKIAIREELKTVSHEMEGVFYKPLVTIVRKIMKVKSN; this comes from the coding sequence TTGAAGAAAAAAATCAACGGTAAAAATGGCGACGAGCTTTCTATTTTAGGATTTGGCTGTATGCGCCTGCCGACAAAAAACGGATCGATTGATGAATCAAGATCTATTCAAATGATTCATGATGCGATTGAAAAGGGCGTAAACTATTTTGATACGGCTTATATTTATCAAAATGGCAAGAGCGAACTGCTTCTTGGCAAGGCTTTGTCCGGCGGTTACCGTGAACGGGTGAAGATTGCCACAAAGCTGCCGCCCTTTTTAGTGGGTAAACTGGAAAACGCGAAGAAAATCTTTGCGACGGAACTTCAGCGGCTGCAAACGGATCATATCGATTATTATTTGCTGCATATGCTGACCGATAAATCAATGTATGACCGGCTTTTCTCGCTGGGTGTAATGGAATGGCTGGAAGGGCTGAAAGCAGAAGGAAAAGTCAGAAATATCGGGTTTTCCTTTCACGGGAGCCGGACGGACTTTGAATTAATCGTAAAAGCATATCCATGGGACTTCTGCCAAATACAATATAATTATATGGATGAAAACAATCAGGCGACGAAAGCAGGACTGCAAACCGCTGCCGGTTTGGGGATTCCCGTCATTGTCATGGAACCTTTGCGCGGCGGAAAACTGGTGACACATCTGCCTGAAATTGTAACAAAAGCATTTAAAAGCTATGATGCGGACCGATCCCCGGCAGAATGGGCTCTGCGCTGGGTGTGGAACCATCCGGAAGTGAATGTCGTACTTTCCGGCATGAGCGACGAAGCGCAGATGGAGGAAAATATCCGTATTGCGAGCGAAGCGGAGCCGAATACGCTCACCGAAGAAGAATTAAACGTATTTCAAACAGTCAAAAAGGAAATCAGTGAAAAAACAAAAATTCCCTGCACAGGGTGCGGATATTGTATGCCATGCCCGGCCGGAGTGAATATTCCCGGGTGTTTTTCCTGTTATAACGACAAGTACCTGATGGAGGATAAATCGACGCGGTTCCGATATTTTCAGTCACTGGGCGCTCTGTCGGCCAAACCGGCCGTCGCTTCCCAATGCAAACAGTGTGGAAAGTGCGAAAGTCATTGCCCGCAGAAGATTGCCATTCGGGAAGAACTGAAAACGGTCAGCCACGAGATGGAAGGCGTTTTTTATAAACCGCTTGTTACAATTGTCAGAAAGATTATGAAGGTAAAATCCAATTAA
- a CDS encoding type 1 glutamine amidotransferase domain-containing protein has translation MKKGLKAVCLISDDFEDLELWYPVLRLREEGVTVHFVGEKAKQKYVGKYGVPAVSDYAFGDINIADYDALLVPGGWAPDQLRRFPEVIEMVRYIDQQKKPIGHICHAGWVLASADILQGKKVTSTPGIKDDLIHAGATWYDVPVIVDGNIVSSRRPPDLPEYMKAFIELMEKQ, from the coding sequence ATGAAAAAAGGGTTAAAAGCTGTCTGCCTGATTTCGGACGATTTCGAGGACTTGGAATTGTGGTATCCGGTTTTAAGGCTGAGAGAAGAAGGAGTCACCGTACATTTTGTTGGTGAAAAAGCAAAGCAAAAATATGTCGGCAAGTACGGTGTTCCTGCGGTTTCCGATTATGCTTTCGGTGATATTAACATTGCGGATTATGACGCGCTTCTAGTTCCCGGCGGATGGGCTCCGGATCAATTAAGACGTTTTCCAGAAGTAATTGAGATGGTCCGTTATATAGATCAGCAAAAAAAGCCGATCGGGCACATTTGCCATGCGGGCTGGGTGTTAGCATCGGCGGATATATTACAGGGCAAAAAGGTCACAAGTACCCCAGGCATTAAGGACGATTTAATTCATGCCGGCGCGACTTGGTATGACGTGCCGGTCATCGTGGACGGCAACATTGTTTCAAGCCGCCGCCCGCCGGATTTGCCGGAGTACATGAAAGCTTTCATTGAGCTGATGGAAAAGCAATAA
- a CDS encoding RluA family pseudouridine synthase encodes MRKTKQESVQPESIQKSNKEFRAAESAGLLDFLLFSLPGKSRNHVKSLLKYREVSVDGTVVTQHNYVLKPGQKVRISRSVKQDKAPKNILDILYEDDNLIVINKPAGLLSIATDKEKELTAYHLLTDYVRLHNSSNRIFAVHRLDRDTSGVLMVAKNEEMKLALQDHWAELVSQRGYMAVVEGQLTEKSGKIRSWLKQTKTQLVYSSAKAGDGKEAITNYRVVKENTEYSLLEINLETGRKNQIRVHMKDMGHPVAGDKKYGARTNPLKRMGLHAYKLELQNPFTLETMCFEAKPPKSFTALFTK; translated from the coding sequence GTGCGTAAAACAAAACAGGAATCAGTGCAGCCAGAGAGCATCCAAAAAAGCAATAAGGAATTTAGGGCGGCGGAATCAGCCGGGTTGCTGGATTTTTTATTGTTCAGCCTGCCCGGAAAATCCAGAAACCATGTGAAATCTTTGTTGAAATACAGAGAAGTTTCCGTGGACGGGACGGTGGTTACCCAGCATAATTATGTATTGAAACCCGGACAAAAAGTACGGATCAGCCGGTCGGTTAAACAGGACAAGGCGCCAAAAAACATATTGGATATTCTGTATGAAGACGATAATCTGATTGTCATCAATAAACCGGCGGGTCTGCTGTCCATTGCCACCGACAAAGAAAAGGAACTGACGGCTTACCATTTGCTGACGGACTATGTGCGGCTGCATAATTCTTCAAACCGCATTTTTGCGGTACACCGTCTGGACCGCGATACCTCCGGTGTACTGATGGTCGCAAAAAATGAAGAAATGAAACTCGCTTTGCAGGATCATTGGGCGGAGCTGGTGTCACAGCGCGGATATATGGCGGTAGTGGAGGGACAGCTTACGGAGAAAAGCGGAAAAATCCGGTCATGGCTCAAGCAGACAAAAACACAGCTGGTGTATTCAAGCGCAAAAGCCGGTGACGGGAAGGAAGCCATTACAAACTATCGGGTTGTGAAAGAAAATACGGAATATTCTCTGCTTGAAATAAATTTGGAAACCGGCCGTAAAAATCAGATTCGGGTGCACATGAAAGACATGGGCCATCCCGTCGCTGGGGATAAAAAATACGGGGCGCGCACCAACCCTTTAAAGCGGATGGGGCTGCACGCTTATAAATTAGAGCTGCAAAATCCCTTTACACTTGAAACAATGTGTTTTGAAGCGAAGCCGCCAAAGAGTTTTACGGCTCTGTTTACGAAATAG
- a CDS encoding YccF domain-containing protein has protein sequence MGCFGNVIWFIFGGLVMGLSWLLVGILWCVTIVGIPVGIQCFKFAELAFFPFGKDVCFGGGVGSFLLNILWLIFGGFALAVEAAVIGGLFCITIIGIPFGLQCFKIAKLALMPFGSSIH, from the coding sequence ATGGGATGTTTTGGAAATGTGATTTGGTTTATTTTCGGCGGTCTGGTTATGGGACTCAGCTGGCTTTTGGTCGGCATTTTATGGTGCGTCACCATCGTGGGCATTCCTGTCGGAATTCAGTGTTTTAAATTTGCGGAGCTGGCTTTTTTTCCGTTTGGAAAAGACGTTTGCTTTGGCGGCGGGGTTGGGTCGTTTTTACTGAATATTCTGTGGCTGATCTTCGGCGGTTTTGCATTGGCCGTGGAGGCAGCCGTGATCGGCGGACTGTTCTGCATCACCATCATTGGAATTCCTTTCGGACTGCAGTGCTTTAAGATTGCAAAACTTGCCCTGATGCCGTTCGGTTCCTCCATTCATTAA
- a CDS encoding bifunctional diguanylate cyclase/phosphodiesterase has translation MDEKMKCELDKIIDGKYIKTVFQPIVSLRDGSVIGYEALSRITCESAIANPEELFQIAGESSRLWDLELLCRTTALQSAYLKTGCLLDKKLFLNVNPDVMHDLKFRQGFTKEYLKNYGAVPENIIFEITERNAASDMAGFQGAVAHYKGQNYKIAIDDAGAGYSGLNLISDINPHYIKLDMKLIRNIDKDSIKFALVKSMIELSHVANIGLIAEGVETKEELVTLIELGVQYAQGYFLQRPAEQMKEVEPDVLEIMDEVNRKKNHVLGSQVSNIYIENICTPTETISSTAKVEDVFDKLKNDPSAFGMCVVENGMVLGVVTKANLVLKLSGRYGFSLNQNKPISFLMDRQFLAVNYQTPINAVSHIAMSRPPEKLYDFIVVTRDEKYVGTVTIKDLLEKTTEIEVTNAKYQNPLTGLPGNLVIEQKIKACIEKDTPYSVIYFDIDNFKAYNDVYGFENGDSIIKLLARTIVTHVPEKQFAGHVGGDDFVAVLDNFSGVDLCIDIIHDFDRNVLQYYNPRDIQNGYIIAENRRGEIEKFPLISLSIAGVSNRTRSFANMLDLTEELAKIKKKTKQQSGSFCCLV, from the coding sequence ATGGATGAGAAAATGAAATGTGAACTGGATAAAATTATCGATGGAAAATATATTAAAACCGTATTTCAGCCGATTGTGTCGCTGCGCGACGGCTCGGTGATAGGCTATGAGGCGTTAAGCCGAATTACCTGTGAAAGCGCCATTGCAAATCCGGAGGAGTTATTCCAAATTGCCGGTGAAAGCAGCCGGCTGTGGGATTTGGAACTGCTTTGCCGAACGACGGCGCTGCAGTCCGCTTACCTGAAAACAGGATGTTTATTGGACAAGAAGCTATTTCTTAATGTGAATCCGGATGTGATGCACGACTTAAAATTCAGGCAGGGATTTACAAAGGAATATTTGAAAAATTACGGTGCCGTGCCGGAAAATATTATTTTCGAAATCACAGAGCGAAACGCGGCTTCTGATATGGCTGGTTTTCAGGGCGCGGTTGCGCATTATAAAGGTCAGAATTATAAAATTGCTATTGACGACGCAGGCGCGGGATACTCGGGACTTAACCTCATCAGCGATATTAACCCGCATTATATTAAACTTGATATGAAGTTAATCCGCAATATCGACAAGGACAGCATTAAGTTTGCCCTTGTAAAAAGCATGATTGAACTTTCCCATGTGGCCAACATCGGCCTGATTGCCGAAGGAGTGGAGACAAAGGAGGAATTGGTTACCCTGATTGAACTGGGTGTGCAGTATGCGCAGGGTTATTTCCTCCAAAGGCCAGCCGAGCAAATGAAAGAGGTTGAGCCCGATGTGCTTGAAATCATGGATGAGGTGAACCGTAAAAAAAATCATGTACTTGGCAGCCAGGTCAGCAATATCTACATAGAAAATATCTGCACGCCGACAGAAACGATTTCGTCCACGGCAAAGGTGGAGGATGTTTTCGACAAGCTGAAAAATGACCCTTCCGCCTTTGGCATGTGTGTTGTGGAAAACGGTATGGTGCTGGGCGTGGTAACAAAAGCAAATTTGGTTTTAAAGCTCAGCGGCCGGTACGGATTCAGCCTGAATCAGAACAAGCCGATTTCCTTTCTGATGGACAGGCAGTTTCTTGCGGTCAATTATCAAACCCCGATCAACGCCGTTTCGCATATTGCAATGTCCCGTCCGCCGGAAAAGCTGTATGACTTTATTGTCGTGACCAGGGATGAAAAATATGTGGGTACCGTTACGATCAAAGATCTTCTGGAAAAAACAACGGAAATTGAAGTGACGAACGCGAAATATCAGAATCCCCTTACCGGCCTTCCGGGGAATCTGGTGATTGAGCAGAAGATTAAAGCCTGTATCGAAAAGGACACCCCATACAGTGTAATCTATTTTGACATTGATAATTTTAAAGCGTACAACGATGTTTACGGCTTTGAAAACGGGGATTCCATTATTAAATTGCTCGCAAGAACCATTGTAACCCATGTGCCGGAAAAACAATTTGCCGGCCATGTGGGAGGAGACGATTTTGTGGCCGTGCTGGACAATTTCAGCGGCGTTGATTTGTGCATCGATATTATTCATGACTTTGACAGGAACGTACTGCAGTATTATAACCCGAGGGACATACAGAACGGATATATCATTGCGGAGAACAGGCGGGGGGAGATCGAAAAATTTCCGCTGATTTCCCTTTCCATCGCGGGGGTAAGCAACAGGACCCGCAGTTTTGCCAACATGTTGGATCTTACGGAAGAATTAGCAAAGATTAAGAAAAAAACCAAGCAGCAAAGCGGAAGCTTTTGCTGCCTGGTGTAA